One Dioscorea cayenensis subsp. rotundata cultivar TDr96_F1 chromosome 17, TDr96_F1_v2_PseudoChromosome.rev07_lg8_w22 25.fasta, whole genome shotgun sequence DNA window includes the following coding sequences:
- the LOC120280958 gene encoding vacuolar-processing enzyme-like produces the protein MSRVLAVALLALVLCSPVLASQADPILKLPSDRYGVYFNGEDDEGSASTRWAVLIAGSSGFSNYRHQADVCHAYQTLKKGGLKDENIIVFMYDDIANSEDNPRPGIVINHPEGEDVYAGVPKDYVGEDVTVDNLFAVLLGNRSALSGGSGKVVDSGPTDHIFIYYSDHGGPGVLGMPTLPYLYAIDLIEVLKKKHASQSYKSMVFYLEACESGSIFEGLLPEDLNIYATTASNADESSWGTYCPGDLLGPPPEYCTCLGDLYSVSWMEDSDVHNLRTETLKQQYNLVKTRTAAHGLDTYGSHVMQYGDPNLGAEFLYSYMGSNPVNDNVSFVDGNSLPSFSRAVNQRDADLVYFWNKFQRSPEGSRKKHESQKQMFDVISHRVHVDNSMEAIGKLLFGSDQSLETLKTVRPSGQPLVDDWDCLKSMVRTFETYCGSLSQYGMRHMRSLANICNAGINTERMHEVSAQACVRIPPNPWSSIHSGFSA, from the exons ATGTCCAGAGTACTCGCCGTCGCGCTCTTAGCCCTAGTACTTTGCTCGCCGGTGCTGGCGAGCCAAGCTGACCCCATCCTCAAGCTTCCTTCCGATCGCTACGGCGTCTATTTCAACGGAGAAGACGATGAGGGCTCGGCGAGCACTCGGTGGGCTGTTCTCATCGCCGGATCCTCCGGTTTTAGCAACTATAGACACCAG GCTGATGTCTGCCATGCATACCAAACACTGAAGAAAGGTGGACTTAAAGATGAAAACATCATTGTGTTCATGTATGATGATATCGCTAACAGTGAGGATAACCCTAGACCAGGAATTGTAATAAACCACCCAGAGGGTGAAGATGTGTATGCTGGTGTTCCAAAG GATTATGTTGGAGAGGATGTAACTGTTGATAATCTTTTTGCTGTTCTGCTTGGAAATAGAAGTGCTCTAAGTGGAGGCAGTGGAAAGGTTGTTGATAGTGGGCCCACTgatcatattttcatatattactCTGATCATGGCGGTCCTGGGGTCCTTG GGATGCCCACCCTTCCTTATCTTTATGCAATTGACCTCATTGAAGTGCTGAAGAAGAAGCATGCTTCTCAATCTTATAAAAGCATG GTGTTCTATCTTGAGGCTTGTGAATCAGGGAGCATTTTTGAAGGTCTGCTTCCtgaagatttaaatatttatgctaCTACAGCATCAAATGCTGACGAAAGCAGTTGGGGAACTTACTGTCCTGGAGACTTACTTGGTCCTCCTCCAGAGTACTGTACTTGTTTGGGTGATTTATATAGTGTGTCTTGGATGGAAGACAG TGATGTACACAATTTGCGGACTGAAACTCTGAAACAACAATATAATCTT GTCAAAACAAGGACAGCAGCTCATGGTCTGGATACTTATGGCTCCCATGTCATGCAATATGGAGATCCAAATCTTGGTGCAGAATTTCTATACTCGTACATGGGATCAAACCCTGTCAATGACAATGTTAGTTTTGTGGATGGTAACTCATTACCATCATTTTCAAGGGCTGTTAACCAGCGTGATGCAGACCTTGTTTATTTCTGGAATAAG TTTCAAAGGTCACCAGAAGGTTCTCGTAAGAAACATGAGAGTCAGAAGCAGATGTTTGATGTTATATCCCATCGAGTCCATGTGGACAACAGTATGGAAGCCATTGGGAAGCTTCTCTTTGGATCAGACCAAAGTTTAGAAACTCTAAAGACAGTTAGACCATCAGGGCAACCTTTAGTAGATGACTGGGACTGCCTCAAGTCAATG gttagaacttttgaaacatactGTGGATCTCTATCACAGTATGGAATGAGACACATGAGATCCTTAGCAAACATATGCAATGCTGGCATCAATACGGAAAGGATGCATGAAGTGTCTGCTCAAGCTTGTGTGAGAATTCCTCCCAACCCTTGGAGTTCCATCCACAGTGGTTTTAGTGCTTGA